From the Leptospirales bacterium genome, one window contains:
- a CDS encoding cyclic nucleotide-binding domain-containing protein, with amino-acid sequence MSRKVMETLQQLSSRQHQKGDIVFRENEPSNNEMYFVLQGEVSIQKDRPGGPQEINHLTPGMFFGEMALVNDRPRLASAICVTPTVRLVVIDRENLLKLSGTSPPFLFNLLKYSVSRLLAAEDKLQRAKEELEAMGPGKR; translated from the coding sequence ATGTCGCGAAAGGTCATGGAGACCCTGCAGCAGCTGAGTTCTCGTCAGCACCAGAAGGGCGATATTGTCTTCCGCGAGAACGAGCCCTCCAACAATGAAATGTATTTCGTCCTGCAGGGCGAGGTGAGTATCCAGAAGGATCGCCCCGGCGGACCGCAGGAGATCAATCACCTGACGCCAGGCATGTTCTTTGGCGAAATGGCTCTGGTCAACGATCGTCCGCGGCTGGCCAGCGCCATCTGCGTTACTCCGACAGTTCGTCTGGTGGTCATCGATCGCGAGAATCTCTTGAAGCTTTCCGGCACCAGCCCGCCCTTCTTGTTTAACCTGCTGAAGTATTCGGTTTCGCGACTGCTGGCGGCGGAGGACAAGTTGCAGCGGGCTAAAGAGGAACTGGAAGCGATGGGTCCCGGTAAACGCTGA
- a CDS encoding PAS domain S-box protein: protein MLQNRDAVTDRRLSVVYYSLGDRSLIGQAAAGRPVNEDAQEDRLARANELWIRAAAAWPDPVWIVDANLQLAEYNDAFAAIYAAALGHPPGVGDNVLAALQDRPLQSGESWEEAFRRALSGEACSFLALTNDVDLGQAEYWIWLRPLLAADGQSEDCCLCVSENYTQRFLRESAWRRSADQLRSLIDSAPDAIAILDMDLGRFIDANSAAEQLFNLPREELLRTNPWQESPERQPDGRLSAEAAKAYIEGALAGNPQQFEWVHLNRKGESIDLEIHLAHLPDPSRRLVRGNLRDISERKAAERRDARHLEMLRELISRLPDSAVVRRIETGGDRAEYIFLGGALERLTGYSTAELAAGGLEALMAPADLARHKERREHARRSGSLLESIVRLRKRDGEYLTISIQARAWRGRGGEVIWDAILRDLTAAQAAEQELLRTERQGSQALLVDQERERKGIAARLQEGAAQSVSAASYTLDAALEMIRLGRLPEGMQLAEQIRQQLGAAVRDLQQLTQDLTPTELHDFGLYEAIESFVRAARRRLRVGIRFYSQIGGARFDEEIELAAYRIAADFVDSGASNMQLRLSWRGRELRLLLCWRYAGPPDSQISEKILSAGQRRAELAGGRLRRHKAEGALQACLALLPAQPRRNQLA from the coding sequence TTGCTCCAAAACCGCGATGCAGTAACTGATCGACGCTTGAGCGTCGTATATTATTCTCTTGGCGACCGCAGCCTGATTGGTCAGGCTGCGGCTGGACGCCCGGTGAACGAAGACGCACAAGAGGATCGTCTGGCTCGCGCCAATGAGCTCTGGATTCGGGCCGCTGCGGCGTGGCCGGATCCGGTCTGGATCGTTGATGCCAATTTGCAATTGGCGGAATACAACGATGCCTTTGCGGCAATTTATGCCGCGGCCCTCGGTCATCCGCCCGGCGTCGGCGACAATGTTCTTGCGGCTTTGCAGGACAGGCCGCTGCAGTCTGGCGAAAGCTGGGAGGAGGCTTTTCGTCGCGCGCTAAGCGGCGAGGCCTGTTCTTTTCTGGCGCTGACCAATGACGTCGACCTCGGGCAGGCGGAATACTGGATCTGGCTGCGCCCCTTGCTGGCGGCGGACGGTCAGTCGGAAGATTGCTGTCTGTGTGTTTCCGAAAACTATACGCAGCGTTTTCTAAGAGAGAGCGCCTGGCGTCGTAGCGCCGATCAGTTGCGTTCCCTGATTGATTCCGCTCCGGACGCCATTGCGATTCTGGATATGGACCTTGGCCGCTTTATCGACGCCAATAGCGCTGCTGAGCAACTCTTCAATCTGCCGCGCGAAGAATTGTTGAGAACCAATCCCTGGCAAGAAAGCCCCGAAAGGCAGCCCGACGGACGACTGAGCGCGGAAGCGGCGAAAGCCTACATTGAAGGCGCGCTGGCCGGCAATCCGCAACAATTTGAATGGGTGCATTTGAATCGAAAAGGAGAGAGCATCGATCTGGAGATTCATCTGGCGCATCTGCCGGACCCCTCGCGGCGACTGGTGCGCGGCAATCTGCGCGACATCAGCGAACGCAAGGCAGCGGAGCGTCGGGATGCTCGTCATCTGGAAATGCTTCGCGAATTGATCAGTCGCTTGCCCGATAGCGCCGTGGTCCGTCGCATCGAAACCGGCGGCGATCGGGCCGAGTACATTTTTCTGGGCGGGGCCCTGGAACGGCTGACGGGCTACAGTACAGCGGAATTGGCTGCCGGCGGTTTGGAGGCGTTGATGGCGCCGGCGGACCTTGCTCGCCACAAAGAGCGTCGCGAGCATGCGCGCCGCAGCGGCTCGCTGCTGGAAAGCATCGTGCGCTTGCGCAAGCGAGACGGAGAATATCTGACGATCTCTATTCAGGCGCGCGCCTGGCGCGGGCGCGGCGGCGAAGTGATCTGGGATGCGATTTTGCGCGATCTCACCGCAGCGCAGGCCGCTGAGCAAGAACTGCTGCGCACCGAGCGCCAGGGCAGTCAGGCGCTGCTGGTCGACCAGGAGCGCGAGCGCAAAGGAATTGCCGCCAGGCTGCAGGAGGGGGCCGCCCAATCGGTTTCGGCGGCCAGCTACACGCTGGATGCAGCGCTGGAAATGATTCGCCTGGGTCGACTGCCGGAGGGCATGCAACTGGCGGAGCAAATTCGACAGCAACTTGGCGCGGCAGTGCGCGACCTGCAACAGCTTACGCAGGACCTGACGCCGACGGAACTGCACGACTTTGGGCTCTATGAAGCCATTGAATCTTTCGTTCGAGCCGCGCGGCGACGGTTGCGCGTCGGCATTCGCTTTTATTCGCAAATTGGCGGGGCGCGATTTGATGAGGAAATCGAACTGGCCGCTTACCGGATTGCCGCCGATTTCGTGGATTCCGGCGCCAGCAACATGCAGTTGCGTCTCAGCTGGCGCGGCAGGGAATTGCGTCTGCTTCTATGCTGGCGCTACGCCGGCCCGCCGGACTCGCAGATAAGTGAAAAGATTCTGAGCGCCGGTCAGCGGCGTGCGGAACTGGCCGGCGGTCGATTGCGACGCCACAAGGCAGAGGGCGCCTTGCAGGCCTGTTTAGCTCTGCTGCCCGCTCAGCCGCGGCGAAATCAGCTGGCCTGA
- a CDS encoding DUF389 domain-containing protein, with translation MKRKSSSARRSSLTRTTRDVPLAAPADASTGSSPAARMLQLALRYLRQILEALLRLPRFLQVGPEDRKQMYIEIDGAATLRSIPYWSFIFAACGIATLGLILNSAAVIIGAMLVSPLMAPILGLGLSVAVGDAYLAVKSLLTILASLLVATLTAALITFLTPINEVTPEILARTNPSMLDLFVALFCGLVAAYSSVRSGGHEALGSVAPGAAIGVALMPPVCVVGYGLGHGFHGSMMWGAFLLFLTNLLAIMIVSSLFYVLIYRGAPREKYLQMLAEGRSRHLLYQHPWLRRLWNDASPLNRRRFVLPLLLLAALSYPLTSSLILLKQSNDLRQAVRRELASVPDLQVLRGSEALQIDRDQVSGQIVYAGAVDAATLEEKVNSSLQARFGEVKVRLRFQRVAGETDLDSLRSLSAWREATAAQLYDPANEEHASIAARALLDHLGARFPPEYGAALDLELSARSGGGRWLKLYYVGADPGAAGRKAMAASLLGSLRAGGSEIDGMDAQRVGGWQGSAACGRNTESELVAAQRRAQSLEAAVRRNPELRLHLLLRPELALKMPANPPAGSRREPVAADSACALRYELSTAAAAGDSPGR, from the coding sequence GTGAAGCGTAAAAGCAGCAGCGCCCGTCGATCCAGCCTGACCAGAACAACGCGCGACGTCCCGCTTGCTGCGCCAGCGGACGCCAGCACTGGCAGCTCGCCTGCCGCCCGCATGCTACAGCTGGCGCTCAGGTATCTGCGTCAAATCCTGGAAGCGCTCTTACGTCTGCCGCGTTTCTTGCAGGTGGGCCCGGAAGACCGTAAGCAAATGTACATAGAGATCGATGGCGCCGCCACACTGCGCTCCATTCCCTACTGGTCGTTTATCTTTGCGGCCTGTGGCATCGCGACCCTTGGCTTAATCTTGAACAGCGCTGCAGTAATCATCGGGGCCATGCTGGTCTCTCCGCTGATGGCGCCCATTCTGGGCCTGGGCCTCAGCGTTGCTGTCGGCGACGCCTACCTGGCAGTCAAATCGCTGCTGACTATCCTTGCCTCATTGCTGGTCGCTACCCTGACCGCCGCATTGATTACTTTTCTTACGCCAATCAATGAGGTCACGCCAGAGATTCTGGCGCGCACCAATCCTTCGATGCTTGACCTTTTTGTTGCCCTGTTTTGTGGACTGGTTGCGGCCTACAGCTCGGTTCGCTCCGGCGGCCATGAGGCCCTGGGCAGCGTAGCGCCCGGCGCCGCAATTGGCGTGGCGTTGATGCCGCCGGTGTGCGTGGTCGGATACGGTCTGGGCCATGGATTTCACGGCAGCATGATGTGGGGGGCCTTTCTGCTCTTCCTGACCAACCTGCTGGCGATCATGATTGTTTCTTCGCTCTTCTATGTTTTGATCTACCGCGGCGCCCCTCGCGAAAAGTATCTGCAGATGCTGGCAGAAGGGCGCAGCCGGCACTTGCTGTACCAGCATCCCTGGCTTCGTCGTCTCTGGAATGACGCCAGTCCATTGAACCGGCGCCGCTTTGTTCTGCCGCTGTTGCTGCTGGCGGCGCTCAGCTATCCGCTCACCTCCTCTCTGATCTTGCTGAAACAAAGCAACGATCTGCGTCAGGCAGTACGGCGCGAACTGGCCAGCGTCCCCGATCTGCAGGTGTTGCGCGGTTCTGAAGCATTGCAGATTGATCGCGATCAGGTCAGCGGACAGATTGTTTATGCTGGCGCCGTGGATGCGGCTACTCTGGAGGAAAAAGTCAACAGTTCTTTGCAGGCACGCTTTGGCGAAGTCAAGGTACGGCTGCGCTTCCAGCGCGTGGCTGGCGAAACAGATTTGGACAGCCTGCGCTCGCTGAGCGCGTGGCGAGAGGCGACGGCCGCACAGCTTTACGATCCAGCCAATGAGGAACACGCTTCGATTGCGGCCCGCGCCTTGCTCGATCATCTTGGCGCACGTTTTCCCCCCGAATACGGCGCGGCGCTGGATCTGGAATTGAGCGCACGCAGCGGCGGCGGCCGATGGCTGAAACTTTACTATGTAGGGGCGGACCCCGGGGCGGCCGGGCGCAAGGCAATGGCGGCGTCGCTGCTGGGCAGCCTGCGCGCGGGCGGCAGTGAAATCGATGGCATGGATGCGCAGCGCGTCGGCGGCTGGCAGGGAAGCGCAGCCTGCGGCCGAAACACCGAAAGCGAACTGGTAGCGGCGCAGCGGCGCGCCCAGAGCCTGGAAGCTGCAGTGCGACGCAATCCAGAGCTGCGACTGCACTTGCTACTGAGGCCGGAGCTGGCCTTGAAAATGCCGGCCAATCCTCCCGCTGGAAGCAGGCGCGAACCGGTCGCCGCTGATTCCGCCTGTGCACTGCGTTACGAACTTTCCACAGCAGCGGCAGCGGGGGATTCCCCCGGGAGGTGA
- a CDS encoding CDP-alcohol phosphatidyltransferase family protein → MPSIYQLKPAFQDLLRPAARLLVRAGISANQVTVFAAALSVACGAALFFYSQWRWPLLLVPGLLFVRMALNALDGMLAREFGQKSDLGAFLNELGDVIADSAIYLGFAPLLPLWPLFFFTLLAMLTEFAGLVALQTGRLRRYDGPLGKSDRAFLFGLLALLLYFLGALPYLNWALWIACLLLLITVVQRVRLALQAPTPGAATQA, encoded by the coding sequence ATGCCTTCGATCTACCAACTGAAGCCGGCGTTTCAGGATTTGCTGCGTCCGGCGGCGCGTTTGCTGGTTCGCGCGGGCATCAGCGCCAATCAAGTCACCGTTTTTGCTGCGGCGCTCTCCGTGGCCTGCGGAGCGGCGCTCTTTTTCTATTCGCAGTGGCGATGGCCTCTACTGCTTGTTCCAGGATTGCTCTTTGTGCGCATGGCGCTGAACGCCCTGGACGGCATGCTGGCTCGCGAATTTGGACAGAAGAGCGATCTCGGCGCTTTCTTGAATGAGCTGGGCGATGTAATCGCCGATTCGGCCATCTATCTGGGTTTTGCGCCGCTGCTGCCGCTCTGGCCGCTATTTTTTTTCACGCTGCTGGCCATGCTTACGGAATTTGCCGGATTGGTTGCCCTGCAGACGGGAAGACTGCGACGCTACGATGGACCGCTTGGCAAGAGCGATCGAGCGTTTCTCTTTGGATTGTTGGCACTTCTTTTGTATTTTCTTGGCGCCTTGCCCTATCTGAACTGGGCCTTGTGGATTGCTTGCCTGCTGCTGCTGATCACGGTGGTCCAGCGTGTGCGATTGGCTTTGCAGGCGCCGACGCCGGGCGCGGCAACCCAGGCCTGA
- a CDS encoding sigma-70 family RNA polymerase sigma factor, giving the protein MNPGQWLEQHGGALYTYARARLSDAAMAEDLVQEALLAAWQSRHSFRGRSSERTWLISILKHKLMDHLRRRYRQAPETNFDPYDGVSPFDEQRFYIHSRAPQHWQDPHTQAELSEFRAALLECLQRLPERARLVFQMRELDGEKTEKICDRLELSATNFHTLMHRARSALRQCVGKRSGYE; this is encoded by the coding sequence ATGAATCCAGGCCAGTGGCTAGAGCAGCATGGCGGCGCGCTCTATACTTACGCCCGCGCTCGGCTCAGCGATGCGGCTATGGCCGAGGACCTGGTGCAGGAGGCCTTGCTGGCAGCCTGGCAGTCGCGCCACAGCTTTCGCGGTCGATCCAGCGAACGAACCTGGCTCATTTCTATTCTAAAGCATAAGCTTATGGATCACTTGCGACGTCGCTACCGTCAGGCGCCAGAAACCAACTTCGATCCTTACGATGGCGTCTCGCCTTTCGACGAGCAGCGTTTTTATATCCATTCGCGGGCGCCGCAGCACTGGCAGGACCCGCACACACAAGCCGAACTGTCCGAGTTCCGCGCCGCCCTTCTGGAATGCCTGCAACGCCTGCCGGAACGGGCCCGCCTGGTATTTCAGATGCGCGAACTGGATGGCGAAAAAACAGAAAAGATTTGTGACAGACTGGAGCTGAGCGCGACAAACTTTCATACCTTGATGCATCGCGCCCGCAGCGCTCTGCGGCAGTGCGTCGGCAAACGCAGCGGCTATGAGTGA
- a CDS encoding 1-acyl-sn-glycerol-3-phosphate acyltransferase — translation MIRSLTRFLFFNLVARPILFLYLGVATRNRQRLPQRGPAIIVANHNSHLDALALLTIFPRRAARYLRPVAAADYFLRNRLLAWFSLNVIGIIPLSRRPGRSGGDPLEACSEALQRGEVLILFPEGSRGEAERMSPLKSGVAHLVERHPATPIIPVFLHGLGKALPRGQFVLVPFQCTAIVGEALYWTGQRDSFMQSLQAALQRLAEEGQFPAWD, via the coding sequence ATGATTCGCAGTCTGACGCGCTTTCTCTTTTTCAATCTAGTAGCGCGCCCCATCCTGTTTCTGTACCTCGGCGTCGCTACACGCAATCGCCAGAGACTGCCGCAGCGCGGGCCAGCGATTATCGTCGCCAATCATAACAGTCACCTGGATGCGCTGGCATTGTTGACCATCTTTCCACGTCGTGCAGCGCGCTACCTGCGTCCGGTGGCGGCGGCCGACTATTTTTTACGAAACCGCCTGCTGGCCTGGTTCTCATTGAATGTAATTGGAATCATCCCGCTCAGTCGCCGTCCGGGACGGTCTGGCGGCGATCCGCTGGAGGCCTGCAGCGAGGCCTTGCAAAGGGGCGAGGTCCTGATTCTCTTTCCCGAGGGATCGCGCGGCGAAGCGGAGCGTATGTCCCCGCTCAAGAGCGGCGTTGCTCATCTTGTGGAAAGACATCCGGCGACGCCGATCATTCCCGTGTTTCTTCACGGTCTGGGCAAGGCGCTGCCGCGCGGACAGTTTGTCCTTGTACCCTTTCAGTGTACGGCAATTGTCGGCGAAGCCCTTTACTGGACCGGGCAGCGCGATTCCTTCATGCAAAGCCTGCAGGCGGCGCTGCAGCGCCTCGCCGAGGAAGGGCAGTTTCCGGCCTGGGACTAG
- a CDS encoding cyclic nucleotide-binding domain-containing protein: MSLNIFEYVNNLATDIRKEGDAIFRQGDESDGRMYFVAEGELVVIRDIDGEPHELNRLQPGAFFGEMAILSRTKRTATVKVVSRLAKLGYLDENVFMKIARTNPVFLYSLLKLVIQRIAMIEDQIDDQLRQVEARRRA; the protein is encoded by the coding sequence ATGTCGCTTAATATTTTTGAGTACGTCAACAACCTCGCCACGGACATTCGCAAAGAGGGCGACGCCATCTTCCGCCAGGGCGACGAATCGGATGGCCGCATGTATTTTGTGGCCGAGGGCGAGCTGGTCGTCATTCGCGATATTGATGGCGAACCGCATGAGCTCAACCGACTGCAGCCCGGCGCCTTTTTTGGTGAGATGGCCATCCTCAGCCGCACAAAACGCACGGCTACGGTCAAGGTCGTATCGCGTCTGGCCAAACTGGGCTATCTTGACGAAAACGTCTTTATGAAGATTGCCCGCACCAATCCGGTCTTTCTCTATTCGCTGCTCAAGTTGGTGATCCAGCGCATTGCCATGATCGAAGACCAGATCGACGATCAACTGCGTCAGGTCGAAGCGCGCCGCCGGGCATAG
- a CDS encoding efflux RND transporter permease subunit, whose translation MNHSAERSQQAAGQSPGPLDRIIHFSIERRRLVAAAALVLGAFFAVWVPTLPVDVFPDLDRPVVTVLTEAQGLAAGEVETQITVPLEQAISGAPGVSSLQSASRRGLSMVSVYFDWQADLFRSRQIVAERLSTLNDRLPAGIQANLAPASSIMGEVQMIGLYPTQNDGALPLQLRDFADWRLRPRLLSLPGVSAVTVLGGDRKQYQILLDPARLAAANIDLGVAAESLSGLGLNSSGGAVHLPDREIALRVISDIYDPQEIGLATLGFRGGQRGLPVRVADIAAVRVAAAPPVGDAGINGLRGVIVAVQKHPGVSTLQLDQAIARRVAELQRELPRGARMSTQIFRQADYIERSLHNIAAAIRDASVILCIALAMFLWNGRSTLISLAAIPLSLGGAAGVLHLLGLEINTMTLGGLTIAVGELVDDAIVDVENVHRRLRENALRPTPAPALHVIFAASREVRASIVLAVMTVILVFLPALFLDGIEGQLFRPLAAAYICAVLSSLVIALTLTPALCALLLSGEGAIAPRETKLLQVLKAAQQRNLRRLFQRPLLPALMALLLFLLSAALFWQMPAEFLPDFNEGSLTIELQSAPGVSLPESVRRVEQIEASIRRVHGVVSTARRTGRAENDEHGEGLHSAELEVLLHPALSGAARQRSLARIRELASERNDVNAHIGQPISHRIDHIATGIRSPLAATV comes from the coding sequence ATGAATCACTCTGCAGAAAGATCGCAGCAGGCGGCGGGGCAAAGCCCAGGTCCGCTGGATCGCATCATCCATTTTTCAATTGAGCGACGACGCCTTGTTGCCGCCGCGGCGCTTGTTCTTGGCGCATTCTTTGCAGTGTGGGTCCCGACGCTGCCGGTGGATGTCTTTCCCGATCTCGATCGGCCCGTGGTTACGGTATTGACCGAGGCCCAGGGACTGGCCGCCGGCGAGGTCGAGACGCAAATCACTGTGCCGCTGGAGCAAGCGATCAGCGGCGCGCCCGGCGTCAGCAGTTTGCAAAGCGCAAGTCGCCGCGGTCTGTCGATGGTCTCCGTCTACTTTGATTGGCAGGCGGATCTTTTCCGCTCCCGGCAGATCGTTGCCGAACGCTTATCAACGCTCAACGATCGACTGCCGGCTGGCATACAGGCAAATCTGGCGCCGGCCAGTTCGATCATGGGCGAAGTGCAGATGATTGGGCTGTATCCGACCCAGAACGATGGCGCTCTGCCGCTGCAATTGCGCGATTTTGCCGACTGGCGTCTCCGGCCGCGCTTACTCTCCTTGCCAGGCGTATCAGCGGTTACTGTACTTGGCGGCGATCGTAAGCAGTACCAAATACTTCTCGATCCTGCGCGGCTGGCCGCCGCTAACATTGATCTGGGCGTCGCTGCCGAATCGCTATCCGGCCTGGGACTGAACAGCTCCGGCGGCGCAGTGCATCTGCCGGACCGCGAGATTGCGCTGCGCGTAATCAGCGATATCTACGATCCGCAAGAAATTGGTTTGGCCACACTTGGATTTCGCGGCGGGCAGCGGGGACTTCCGGTGCGCGTCGCCGACATTGCCGCCGTCCGCGTTGCGGCTGCGCCGCCCGTTGGCGACGCCGGAATCAACGGACTGCGCGGCGTCATCGTTGCAGTGCAAAAGCATCCCGGCGTTTCCACCCTGCAACTGGATCAGGCAATAGCCAGGCGCGTTGCTGAATTGCAGCGGGAGCTTCCGCGCGGGGCGCGGATGTCAACGCAGATCTTCCGCCAGGCGGACTACATCGAACGGTCACTGCACAATATTGCCGCCGCTATTCGCGATGCCAGCGTCATTCTCTGCATCGCCCTGGCCATGTTTCTCTGGAATGGGCGCAGTACCTTGATATCCCTGGCCGCCATCCCTCTTTCGCTGGGCGGAGCGGCCGGCGTTCTACACCTCCTCGGGCTCGAGATCAATACAATGACTCTCGGCGGCCTGACGATTGCCGTGGGCGAACTGGTCGATGATGCCATTGTTGATGTCGAGAATGTGCATCGCCGTCTGCGTGAGAATGCGCTGCGTCCGACGCCGGCGCCAGCGTTGCATGTGATCTTTGCGGCCTCGCGCGAAGTTCGCGCCAGCATTGTACTCGCGGTCATGACAGTCATTCTGGTGTTTCTGCCCGCGCTCTTTCTGGACGGGATCGAAGGCCAGCTCTTTCGGCCGCTGGCGGCGGCCTATATTTGCGCTGTATTGAGTTCGCTGGTCATTGCTCTGACTTTGACGCCAGCGCTTTGCGCACTGTTGCTATCCGGCGAAGGCGCCATTGCGCCGCGTGAAACAAAGCTACTGCAAGTCTTGAAGGCGGCGCAACAACGCAACCTGCGGCGCTTATTTCAGCGGCCGCTGCTGCCGGCGCTTATGGCCTTGCTGCTATTCTTGCTCAGCGCAGCTTTGTTCTGGCAAATGCCGGCGGAGTTCTTGCCTGATTTCAATGAAGGTAGTTTGACTATTGAGTTGCAGAGCGCGCCCGGCGTTTCCCTGCCGGAGAGCGTGCGGCGCGTCGAGCAAATTGAAGCCTCTATCCGCCGCGTCCATGGCGTCGTTTCCACTGCCCGCCGCACCGGGCGCGCCGAAAACGATGAGCATGGCGAGGGCCTGCACTCCGCTGAACTGGAGGTCCTGCTTCATCCGGCGCTCAGCGGCGCCGCGCGGCAACGCAGCCTGGCGCGCATCCGCGAACTGGCCAGCGAGCGCAACGACGTGAATGCGCATATTGGACAGCCAATCTCACATCGCATCGATCACATAGCGACAGGCATTCGTTCGCCACTGGCGGCTACGGTATAG
- a CDS encoding phosphatidate cytidylyltransferase, translated as MSTAGWIEAKPVIVYAFGLIFGFLILASAATLGLQRWRGGLEVVWLRIKTWWIMAAILAVAMLGRQWITICFFALLSFLALREFLSLIPTRRADRIILLVAFLAIPLQYWLVYAKWYGLFITLIPVFGFLLFPSLMAATGQTDGFLKAVSSVHWGLMTAVFSISHAAYLLALPAEGNPRAGGMGLLLYLLVLTQLNDVLQFLWGKSLGRRKITPAVSPNKTWEGMLGGLASSTVLSWLIAPWLTPLDLPQSLWMGALLSAAGFLGDINMSAVKRDIRVKDSGSILPGHGGILDRVDSLTFTAPLMFHIVYYLHY; from the coding sequence ATGAGCACGGCAGGCTGGATTGAAGCGAAACCGGTTATCGTATATGCCTTCGGACTGATCTTCGGCTTTTTGATACTGGCATCGGCAGCGACCCTGGGGCTGCAGCGCTGGCGGGGCGGGCTGGAGGTCGTCTGGTTGCGCATCAAGACCTGGTGGATCATGGCGGCCATCCTTGCCGTGGCCATGCTCGGTCGGCAATGGATTACCATTTGCTTCTTCGCGCTCTTGAGTTTTCTGGCGCTGCGCGAATTCCTCTCGCTCATTCCTACGCGTCGCGCCGATCGCATCATCCTGCTGGTTGCTTTCCTTGCGATTCCCCTGCAGTACTGGCTGGTTTATGCAAAATGGTATGGGCTGTTCATCACCCTGATCCCTGTGTTTGGATTCTTGCTTTTCCCCTCTTTGATGGCGGCTACCGGCCAGACCGACGGCTTCCTGAAAGCGGTCTCCAGCGTTCACTGGGGCCTGATGACAGCCGTCTTTTCAATTTCCCATGCGGCCTATCTTCTTGCGCTCCCGGCGGAAGGGAATCCGCGCGCCGGCGGCATGGGCTTGCTGCTTTATTTGCTGGTTCTTACTCAATTGAATGACGTGCTGCAATTTCTATGGGGCAAGAGCCTGGGTCGTCGTAAGATAACGCCGGCGGTCAGTCCCAATAAGACCTGGGAGGGAATGCTTGGCGGCCTGGCCAGCAGCACCGTCCTCTCCTGGCTGATCGCTCCGTGGCTCACGCCGCTCGATCTGCCGCAGTCTCTGTGGATGGGCGCGCTGCTATCGGCGGCCGGATTTCTGGGCGACATCAACATGTCCGCGGTCAAACGCGATATTCGGGTCAAGGATTCCGGCAGCATCCTTCCGGGCCATGGCGGCATTCTGGATCGCGTGGACAGCCTCACCTTTACGGCGCCGCTGATGTTTCATATCGTCTACTACTTGCACTACTGA
- a CDS encoding efflux RND transporter permease subunit encodes MLYQAHRIGEILRRRSDVQGVFVETPAFAPEWKLSVEHPQASAAGLSPPQIARFLSLALGGRSVGRVYEEERSYEIIMRLPDAVRRSRQALAAITLHYRPDGSAVRVGDVVDIYESEGPYEILRNNGERRMTVQFASRPGAGGLEVARAVERDLLSQLQLPQGYRLEMGGRLRARQTALERMAWISLGALVLILGGLYWHFRSWSLCLQALINLPLAFIGGVIALWISGAGISVASLVGFVALAGIAARNGLLMLTRFERMIHEEGREFNRQTIIAGALDRLAPVLMTASCAVLGLAPVLLGGAAIPGREILFPVATVIVGGLLSSTLLDLVLTPLLYYLLGRHRYAPEALP; translated from the coding sequence TTGCTCTACCAGGCGCACCGTATCGGCGAGATCCTTCGTAGGCGCAGCGATGTGCAGGGCGTGTTTGTGGAAACCCCGGCCTTTGCGCCGGAATGGAAACTGAGCGTGGAACACCCTCAGGCCAGTGCAGCCGGTCTTTCGCCGCCGCAGATTGCTCGTTTTCTAAGTCTGGCGCTTGGCGGCCGCAGCGTGGGTCGCGTCTACGAGGAAGAGCGCAGCTACGAAATCATCATGCGCCTGCCGGACGCTGTGCGCCGCAGTCGCCAGGCGCTGGCGGCAATCACGCTGCACTATCGGCCGGACGGCAGCGCCGTACGTGTGGGCGATGTCGTCGACATCTATGAGAGCGAAGGTCCTTATGAAATTCTGCGTAACAACGGCGAACGACGGATGACCGTCCAGTTTGCCAGCCGCCCCGGCGCCGGCGGGCTGGAGGTTGCTCGAGCGGTGGAGCGCGATCTGCTCTCGCAGTTGCAGCTGCCACAAGGCTATCGCCTGGAGATGGGCGGACGACTGCGGGCCCGGCAGACTGCTCTCGAGCGTATGGCGTGGATCAGTCTGGGCGCGCTGGTCTTGATACTCGGCGGTCTCTACTGGCATTTTCGCAGCTGGTCGTTGTGTCTTCAGGCGCTGATCAATTTGCCGCTGGCCTTCATTGGCGGCGTAATTGCGCTCTGGATCAGCGGCGCAGGCATCTCCGTGGCCAGTCTGGTTGGCTTTGTTGCTCTGGCCGGCATTGCAGCGCGCAACGGTCTCTTGATGCTGACGCGATTTGAACGCATGATCCACGAGGAGGGCCGCGAATTCAATCGCCAGACAATCATCGCTGGCGCGCTGGATCGTCTGGCGCCGGTTCTGATGACAGCCTCTTGCGCTGTGCTTGGTCTGGCGCCCGTGCTGCTTGGCGGCGCAGCGATCCCCGGTCGGGAGATACTGTTTCCGGTGGCGACGGTCATTGTCGGCGGACTCCTTTCTTCTACGTTGCTTGATCTGGTACTGACGCCCTTGCTCTACTACTTGCTCGGCCGGCATCGCTACGCGCCAGAGGCCTTGCCATGA